From Nicotiana tabacum cultivar K326 chromosome 22, ASM71507v2, whole genome shotgun sequence, one genomic window encodes:
- the LOC107806273 gene encoding uncharacterized protein C24B11.05 has translation MEHEDSYQLVSEPKYECLLFDVDDTLYPLSSGLSAQCTKNIIDYMVEKLGIDEAKVPEMCVSLYKEYGTTMAGLRAIGYDFNYDDYHSFVHGRLPYELLKTDHVLRNLLRSLPVRKVIFSNANEAHVAKVLSRLGLEDCFDDIICFETLNPTRNSSVAQDNVNGESPRTLVVCKPFEEAYEQAFKIANINPQKTLFFDDSVRNLETAKIMGLHTVWVGASHRTKGIDYALESIHNMKEALPELWEDIKPDARISEKTAIEVRV, from the exons ATGGAGCATGAAGACAGCTACCAGCTAGTTTCAGAGCCAAAATATGAATGCCTTCTCTTTG ATGTTGATGATACACTTTATCCACTGAGCTCCGGTCTTTCAGCACAATGCACAAAGAATATCATTG ATTATATGGTTGAAAAGCTTGGGATAGATGAAGCTAAAGTTCCAGAAATGTGTGTAAGCTTATATAAGGAATATGGAACAACGATGGCTGGTCTCAGG GCCATTGGTTATGACTTTAACTACGATGACTACCATAG TTTTGTACACGGGAGATTACCTTATGAACTTTTGAAGACCGACCACGTTTTGAGGAATCTTCTGCGTAGCTTGCCTGTTCGGAAAGTT ATATTTTCAAATGCGAATGAAGCCCATGTGGCAAAAGTTCTAAGCAGGCTGGGATTAGAGGATTGCTTTGATGATATCATATGCTTTGAGACTCTGAATCCTACTCGCAACAGCAGTGTTGCACAAGACAATGTTAATGGCG AATCCCCTAGGACTCTGGTTGTTTGCAAACCCTTCGAAGAAGCCTATGAGCAAGCCTTTAAAATAGCCAATATTAACCCTCAGAAGACG CTGTTCTTTGATGACTCGGTCCGTAACCTTGAGACTGCTAAGATCATGGGCCTTCATACAGTTTGG GTGGGAGCCTCACATAGAACAAAAGGTATAGATTATGCACTAGAGAGCATTCACAACATGAAGGAAGCATTACCAGAGTTATGGGAAGATATTAAACCAGACGCTCGCATCTCAGAAAAGACTGCAATTGAAGTGAGAGTTTAG